A single Chryseobacterium sp. DNA region contains:
- a CDS encoding glycoside hydrolase family 43 protein has product MKPNIMSLTFFRNKTHVLAAAALLSVTTISAQTFSDFTYRGNDKIYNDNPLKPDEFYSPILQGCYPDPSITRKGDDYYLVNSSFSMFPGVPIFTSKDLVNWKQVGHVLDRPSQLKVEKSGVSQGIYAPDIKYNKHNDTFYMITTQIAGGIGNMVVKTKDPAKGWSEVQKLNFDGIDPAVFFDDDGKAYIVHNDAPPKGTEQYNGHRVIKIWEYDLEKDQVVPGSDKIIVNGGVDLSQKPIWIEGPHIYKKNGKYYLMCAEGGTGGNHSEVIFMSDSPKGPYIPAGNNPILTQRYFPKDRKEKVDWAGHADLVETPDGQYYGVFLAIRPNEKNRVNKGRETFILPVDWSGTYPVFQNGLVPMKPKLKLPEGAQNHNGQNGFFPNGNFTYSDKLTDKNLDYRWIAMRGPRESFIA; this is encoded by the coding sequence ATGAAACCGAATATAATGAGTTTAACTTTTTTCAGAAATAAAACCCATGTCCTTGCGGCGGCAGCTTTGCTTTCGGTCACTACTATTTCTGCCCAGACTTTCTCCGACTTTACCTACCGCGGAAACGATAAAATATATAATGACAACCCACTTAAACCGGACGAATTCTATTCCCCGATCCTTCAGGGATGTTACCCCGATCCCAGCATTACCAGAAAAGGGGATGATTATTATCTCGTGAACTCCTCATTTTCTATGTTTCCGGGAGTCCCTATTTTTACTTCTAAAGATCTGGTGAACTGGAAACAAGTAGGACACGTTCTGGACAGACCTTCACAGCTTAAAGTTGAAAAATCAGGAGTTTCACAGGGAATTTATGCTCCTGATATAAAATACAATAAACACAACGACACTTTTTATATGATCACTACCCAGATTGCAGGCGGTATCGGAAATATGGTCGTAAAAACCAAAGATCCGGCAAAAGGATGGAGCGAAGTTCAGAAACTGAATTTTGACGGTATTGATCCGGCTGTTTTCTTTGATGATGATGGAAAAGCATATATCGTTCACAACGATGCACCTCCAAAAGGAACGGAACAGTATAACGGACACCGTGTCATTAAAATCTGGGAGTACGATCTCGAAAAAGATCAGGTAGTTCCAGGCTCAGATAAGATTATTGTAAACGGTGGGGTGGATCTTTCCCAAAAACCCATCTGGATTGAAGGTCCCCATATTTATAAGAAAAACGGTAAATATTACCTGATGTGTGCAGAAGGGGGAACCGGCGGCAATCACAGCGAAGTTATCTTCATGTCCGATTCTCCAAAAGGCCCTTATATTCCGGCTGGCAATAACCCGATTCTGACACAGCGCTATTTTCCGAAAGACAGGAAAGAAAAGGTAGACTGGGCCGGTCATGCGGATCTGGTGGAAACACCGGATGGCCAATATTACGGAGTATTTCTGGCCATACGTCCCAACGAGAAAAACCGTGTTAACAAAGGCCGTGAAACATTCATTCTTCCGGTTGACTGGAGCGGCACCTATCCTGTTTTCCAAAACGGGCTGGTTCCGATGAAACCGAAACTGAAATTACCTGAAGGAGCTCAGAATCACAACGGGCAAAACGGATTTTTTCCCAACGGAAATTTTACCTATTCTGATAAACTGACAGATAAAAATCTTGATTATCGATGGATTGCCATGCGCGGACCCCGGGAAAGTTTTATTGCGTAA